GCTACTTCCAGAAATCGCGGATCGAGGCGATGCCCTGGGCACCCACGGCGCGGGCATGGTTGGCATCGAAGCGGGTCATGCCGCCCAGGGCGAAGACCGGCATGGCGGCACGCTCCACCAGCTGCTGGAAGTCATGCCAGCCCATGGGGGGCACCTCGGGGTGGGAGGGGGTAGTGCGCAGCGGCGAGAGGGTCACGAAGTCGCAGCCCAGCTTGCCGGCCTGTACCAGCTGCTCGCGATCGTGGGTAGAGGCCGCCAGCCACTTCCCCTCGGCGATGGGGCGACGCTCGAGGCGCATCAGCCGTTCGCTGGTGAGGTGGATACCGTCGGCATCGACCCGCTCGAGGAGCTCGGGCTCGGCGTTGAGCAGCAGGCGAGCCCCATGCTGGCGACACAGCGCCAGGGTGACCTCGGCGCGGGCCAGGTAGGCGGTCTCGTCGAGCTGCTTGGCGCGCAGCTGCACCAGGCGGGCGCGATCCTCCACCAGGGCACGCTCGAGGCGCTGCAGGTAGAGAGCCTCGTCCTCCTCCTCGGCGGTGATGAGGTACTCGGTCGGCAGCGCGACGGCACGCAGGATCGGCAGGTTGGCCGCCGGGAAGGGGTAGTTGACCAGCTCCTCCATGGGCACCCAGCGCACCGCCTGCCCCTCGCGGCCGAAGGGCTCGCCGGAGAACTCGTGCACCTGCCAGACGTCGAGCAGGATGTGCTTGTCGGGATACTCGTGGTGGATGCGGATCAGCGGCTGCGCGCGCTGGATCTCCACCCCGAGCTCCTCATGGAGTTCGCGCTTGAGCCCGCCGAGGCCCGTCTCGTACGGCGCCAGCTTGCCTCCCGGAAACTCC
The Halomonas alkalicola DNA segment above includes these coding regions:
- a CDS encoding Nudix family hydrolase, whose translation is MVKRRVHVAAAAIISADGGQVLIARRPSNVDHGGLWEFPGGKLAPYETGLGGLKRELHEELGVEIQRAQPLIRIHHEYPDKHILLDVWQVHEFSGEPFGREGQAVRWVPMEELVNYPFPAANLPILRAVALPTEYLITAEEEDEALYLQRLERALVEDRARLVQLRAKQLDETAYLARAEVTLALCRQHGARLLLNAEPELLERVDADGIHLTSERLMRLERRPIAEGKWLAASTHDREQLVQAGKLGCDFVTLSPLRTTPSHPEVPPMGWHDFQQLVERAAMPVFALGGMTRFDANHARAVGAQGIASIRDFWK